In the Coleofasciculus chthonoplastes PCC 7420 genome, one interval contains:
- a CDS encoding response regulator transcription factor: protein MKKILVVDDDRTLRITLTRALENMGYQVQQVSSGAEALEACVKNPPDLVVSDVMMPEMDGIEFCRRLRATPSGQLMPFIFLSGKGELEDRIHGHSIGADDYLIKPVNPRELAAKIEAQLERTRRIHALIVQLMQLNASSAVTELANQAKTAQATEVSAPQEEETVTPTPLPLTPAEERVFWEVIQGLTNKQISNRLFISPRTVQTHLSSILNKLKLGNRAQLIRFAYENGYQPPSNG, encoded by the coding sequence ATGAAAAAAATTTTAGTGGTTGATGATGATAGAACATTACGCATTACTCTGACACGCGCCCTGGAAAATATGGGATATCAGGTTCAACAGGTGAGTTCTGGGGCAGAAGCTTTGGAGGCTTGTGTCAAAAATCCACCCGACTTGGTGGTTTCTGATGTGATGATGCCAGAGATGGATGGAATAGAATTTTGCCGTCGTCTGAGGGCGACTCCATCCGGTCAACTGATGCCTTTTATTTTTCTATCTGGCAAAGGAGAACTAGAAGACCGGATTCACGGTCACTCCATCGGCGCGGATGATTATCTGATTAAGCCGGTTAATCCTAGAGAATTGGCGGCTAAAATCGAGGCTCAGCTTGAGAGAACCCGTCGTATCCATGCTCTGATTGTTCAGTTGATGCAGCTTAATGCCAGTTCCGCTGTCACGGAGTTAGCGAACCAAGCCAAAACCGCTCAAGCGACCGAGGTGTCAGCTCCCCAGGAAGAAGAAACTGTCACCCCTACGCCTTTACCGTTGACACCTGCAGAAGAACGAGTGTTTTGGGAAGTAATTCAAGGATTGACGAATAAGCAAATCAGCAATCGCTTGTTTATTAGTCCACGTACTGTTCAAACCCACCTAAGTAGTATTCTTAATAAGTTAAAGCTGGGGAACCGCGCTCAGCTTATTCGTTTTGCCTATGAAAATGGTTATCAACCTCCGAGCAATGGGTAG
- a CDS encoding LptF/LptG family permease produces the protein MTIRKSLPLFSFIPGVSVMDRYIITELIPPFLFGMGMFSSVGVTIGSLFDLMRRAVDEGLPATLVLKVLLLSLPQFMAYAFPTSVLLATLLTYSRLSSDSELIALRSCGVSIYRLVLPALLLSLVVTGITFGFNEYVVPASNYQATITLEKALGEEKPTFKERNIFYREYAEDKTLKRLFYAQNFDGERMKGLTILDWSQQSLNQIVTADSAIWNVAQSTWDFYNGTIYLVSPDASYRNIVRFEHQQLQLPRIPLDLARKDRDYDEMNITQARERLELERQSGDEEDIRKLKIRISQKFALPFACVVFGLVGGSLGNQPQRTSKATGFGISVLVIFAYYMLMAIGDALGLSNYLPPLISAWLPNLMGFAVGGFLLIRAAR, from the coding sequence ATGACGATCCGTAAATCTCTACCTCTTTTCTCCTTTATTCCTGGCGTATCGGTGATGGATCGTTATATTATCACCGAACTCATTCCCCCATTTTTATTTGGGATGGGAATGTTTTCCTCAGTGGGGGTAACCATTGGTAGCTTATTTGACTTGATGCGGAGAGCGGTGGATGAAGGACTACCCGCCACATTGGTGCTGAAGGTGCTGCTGTTGAGTTTACCTCAGTTCATGGCGTATGCTTTTCCTACATCTGTCCTGTTAGCCACCTTATTGACCTACAGCCGTCTGTCTAGCGACAGTGAACTGATTGCTTTGCGAAGCTGCGGGGTGAGTATTTATCGCCTAGTGCTACCCGCGTTATTACTGAGTTTAGTTGTGACTGGTATTACCTTTGGATTTAATGAATACGTAGTTCCCGCCTCTAACTATCAAGCAACGATAACCTTAGAAAAGGCATTAGGAGAGGAAAAACCCACCTTCAAAGAGCGCAATATCTTCTATCGAGAATATGCAGAGGATAAGACACTCAAGCGCTTATTCTACGCTCAAAATTTTGATGGTGAGCGGATGAAGGGCTTAACCATTCTCGACTGGTCTCAGCAAAGTCTTAACCAAATTGTCACCGCTGATTCCGCAATATGGAATGTAGCGCAAAGCACTTGGGATTTCTATAACGGTACGATTTATTTAGTGTCACCGGATGCCTCTTACCGCAACATCGTGCGGTTTGAACACCAACAACTACAATTACCTCGCATTCCCTTGGATTTGGCGCGAAAAGACCGCGATTACGATGAAATGAACATCACTCAAGCCAGAGAACGCCTAGAGTTAGAGCGCCAGAGTGGGGATGAGGAGGACATTCGCAAACTCAAAATCCGCATCAGTCAAAAATTTGCCTTACCCTTTGCTTGCGTTGTTTTTGGCTTAGTTGGGGGATCATTAGGCAATCAACCTCAGCGTACCAGTAAAGCGACAGGCTTTGGGATTAGCGTGTTAGTGATTTTCGCGTATTATATGCTAATGGCGATCGGAGATGCTCTAGGATTAAGTAACTACCTCCCCCCCTTAATCTCGGCGTGGTTGCCCAATCTGATGGGGTTTGCGGTTGGCGGATTTTTATTAATTCGAGCCGCCCGGTAG
- the lptB gene encoding LPS export ABC transporter ATP-binding protein, whose product MKIVLENIHKSYNKKSIVNRVNLSVAQGEVVGLLGPNGAGKTTTFYIAIGLEKPNQGTVWLDDNDITKQPMHQRARFGIGYLAQEPSIFRNLTVRDNLRLVLEQTGVPRQEWRWRLRTLIEEFGLEKAANTIGRRVSGGERRRTELARALASGVEGPKFLFLDEPFAGVDPIAVAEIQKIIARLRDREIGVLITDHNVRETLAITDRAYIMRDGQILASGSAEELYNNPLVRQYYLGDEFQK is encoded by the coding sequence TTGAAAATCGTTTTAGAGAATATTCATAAATCCTATAACAAAAAGTCTATCGTTAACCGCGTCAATCTATCGGTGGCACAAGGGGAAGTTGTGGGGCTGCTAGGTCCAAATGGTGCGGGAAAAACGACCACATTTTACATTGCTATTGGTCTAGAAAAACCCAATCAAGGCACAGTATGGTTAGATGATAATGACATCACCAAGCAGCCGATGCACCAGCGGGCGCGTTTTGGGATTGGCTATTTGGCACAAGAACCCAGTATATTTCGTAATCTGACGGTTCGGGATAATCTGCGACTGGTGCTAGAGCAAACGGGTGTACCGCGTCAAGAATGGCGCTGGCGATTACGAACGTTGATCGAAGAGTTTGGCTTGGAAAAAGCAGCGAATACGATTGGGAGGCGGGTTTCTGGGGGTGAACGTCGTCGCACCGAATTGGCAAGAGCGTTAGCTTCAGGCGTAGAAGGACCCAAGTTTTTATTCTTAGATGAACCTTTTGCTGGGGTTGATCCGATTGCGGTGGCTGAGATCCAGAAAATCATTGCCCGGTTGCGCGATCGCGAAATTGGGGTTTTAATTACGGATCATAATGTTCGCGAAACCCTAGCCATCACCGATCGCGCCTATATCATGCGAGATGGGCAAATTCTGGCATCGGGTAGTGCGGAAGAACTTTACAACAACCCCTTGGTGCGACAATATTACTTGGGTGATGAGTTTCAAAAATAA
- a CDS encoding LptA/OstA family protein, with the protein MKSCLFDMVNLKQRLGIALILPISLMGAIALPTPLKDAQAQTGDGRAITVRADVQEANSQTGVVTARGNVQIDYPARQIQATAAQAQYFSRERRIVLTGNVYVLQQGNSLRGETITYLIDEGRFVALPKTEQQVESIYIVSDPEAPTQPVAPPVTPPFNPKPVFKTPVSDP; encoded by the coding sequence ATGAAGTCCTGCTTATTTGATATGGTTAACCTGAAGCAGCGTCTAGGCATAGCGCTGATACTGCCAATTAGCCTGATGGGAGCGATCGCGCTTCCGACTCCCCTCAAAGATGCCCAAGCCCAAACGGGTGATGGACGTGCGATCACGGTTCGGGCAGATGTTCAAGAAGCGAATTCCCAAACGGGTGTTGTCACAGCGCGGGGGAATGTACAAATTGATTATCCGGCTCGCCAAATTCAGGCAACGGCGGCTCAAGCTCAATATTTTAGTCGAGAACGGCGTATTGTTCTCACGGGGAATGTTTATGTTTTGCAACAAGGCAATAGTCTGCGTGGTGAAACGATTACCTATTTAATTGATGAAGGGCGCTTTGTTGCTCTACCGAAAACTGAACAACAGGTTGAATCGATCTACATTGTGTCTGATCCAGAAGCTCCAACTCAACCTGTCGCGCCGCCTGTAACTCCTCCGTTTAATCCAAAACCTGTGTTCAAAACTCCAGTAAGTGATCCATAA
- a CDS encoding gamma-glutamylcyclotransferase — MTTQPRDRQDSPSPSLDPSSPVANVLQFPQTEPTFYYFAYGSCMCPVDLKRSLGENTHAFVLGSAVLKGYRLGFNRKSARRNCGVLDIVPDVNAMVEGVLYRLPERFSDPLDHREEVPRGGYRRETVEVSRQGRIYHNVRTYVVVEKLAEELAPNDWYFNVVLRGAITCGLSESYCWQLFNHMHQLQQRHWQTQSLRSA; from the coding sequence ATGACAACTCAGCCGCGCGATCGCCAAGATTCGCCCTCACCGTCTCTTGATCCGTCTTCACCCGTAGCTAATGTGCTACAGTTTCCGCAGACTGAGCCAACCTTTTACTACTTTGCCTATGGCTCCTGCATGTGTCCGGTTGATTTAAAGCGATCGCTAGGTGAAAATACTCATGCTTTCGTCCTAGGTTCAGCCGTTCTCAAAGGATATAGACTGGGATTTAACCGCAAATCAGCACGGCGTAACTGTGGTGTACTGGATATCGTCCCCGATGTAAACGCAATGGTTGAAGGCGTCTTATACCGCTTACCTGAGCGATTTAGTGATCCTCTTGATCACCGGGAAGAAGTACCCCGTGGTGGCTATCGACGAGAAACCGTAGAAGTGTCTCGTCAAGGACGAATCTATCACAATGTCCGGACTTATGTGGTTGTGGAAAAATTAGCCGAAGAATTAGCACCGAACGATTGGTATTTTAATGTTGTGCTGCGTGGGGCTATTACTTGTGGGTTAAGTGAATCCTACTGCTGGCAACTCTTTAACCACATGCACCAGCTTCAACAGCGTCACTGGCAAACCCAATCCTTACGTTCCGCGTAG